The genomic window agggccacagattccccatccctgaactacGTTTTACCTAAAACACTCTTGAAAACAGTGGCACAAGCTAGTAATGACTTAATGCATAGTAaatccattgaaaataatggacctGACACAGGCTGCATTTAGACagcactttatttcattttcctgacatttccttacctgataatcTCCATGTTTTATGTGCTCTTTCACACAGCATAAAAGGCACCTCTGGAAAACGAGTGGAAATTTAGCattcatttttgtattatttaCTTCCATGAAAAAACCCATTTGCAGCCCCATTAACCTGGAAAATCATGTGAGTTCTGCAGTGTAATTTCACacgatgaattttttttttccattagtATTCCAGCATAGAGttctttcccaccatttaaaATCTAATGCAACATGATGGTATACCAATCAAAAAGCCATGTTTGTGTAATCCAGCAGGTCTTTCAGTGTAAAAAGAATGTTAGAATCCAGGATAGCCAGGATAGAAGCACTAGGACTTCAACTAGGAGAACTAATGCAATAATCCACAagttgtgttcattaatttctgtGGCTCATAGTAAAATTTTGTTGAATACCaaccattgattttagtgggaaCTGAACGAACCTCCCACTCTCAACTTCATACTCCGACAAGGACTGTGTATGTTTAAACATACCTGAGAAGACCCAGTTTAGCCCCAATGTGTCCTTTCTTTTTGATAAGCAGTTTCAATATCTGAtaaccattttctttttaaactccAGGATGGCCCTTTGGGAATATTGCCTGCAAGATGAACGGAATGGTCCAGGGAATATCTGTCTCGGCTTCTGTCTTCACTTTAGTGGCAATTGCAGTTGATAGGTATGTCTCTGTAACAGCCTGGAAATCGATACGGAACACATAAAATGTCCAAGGTTGCTGTCTTTGTAAACCTCTTCAATTCTTGTGCGATAATGCCATTGTGCAGTAGCGTCAGGAAGAAATCTGGTGGGACAAGACAGCACAATTATGCAGTGGTGAGCTTGTTGCTCTGTGAATGAGCTTTTCAGAACGTATGGGTGTTTGTGGCCTTCTTTCGACTGATGCGAGAGACTTCCTCCGCAAACCTATTGTGATTCAAGCTTTACGGaaaaagaggcagagagagagaggagctgggGATTCCAGGCCTTTCAGAGTAAACACACAGTATAGCAAGACACAGAGTTTATCACTAAGGAGCCTTAGCATCATGATAAAGCTCATGAAGTCTTAGGCTCGATCTACCACATTTCTGCAtcggaacataggaagttgccttattttGAATCAGACATTGTTCCATGCTGATTGGCATTGGCTCctcggggtttcaggcagaggacatttccaggcctaccaggagatgctgggggttaaaCTGGGACCTTCTATATGCGAGCCTGGTGCCCAATCACAGCTCTTCCTCTGATCGCATACCAGCTTGGAAAGACATGTATCCAAGAGCAAGGCTGGAAGGAGGGGTGAGAAggaaatttgataaataaattaaataaaccagCCATGGTAGCTTGTCCAATCAGAGCAGAAagttctgggctagatggaccaatggtctgagtctaTGTCTCATCTCTGATGTAGTGCTAAACCCAGGCTAGCCAATGTGATGTCCTTCAGAAGTTGTGAGACTTCAACTCCCACATAGTTTCTGgcaattggccatgttggctgagatGGGTGgatgctgtagtccaacaacctctgaagaGCACCATATTTGCTATCCATGTGCAAAACCATAGTTTAGGGCTATGTTAAGAAGTGTGGTTTCTTCACACCCTTCTCTTCCTctggtttttatatttgttgaaagcAGAGCCCATTCCAATTTCCCTCACCCCAACCTGACTGAATAATTTTCAGTACTGGCCACAATAacctttattattaatattttcctggttcCGTTAACTCCTTTTTGCTGCCAGAATAAGGGAAGGACTCTAATTCATTGCtaaaacatctgttttgcatacagaaggtcctagATTCAATTTCTGGTAGGGCTGAGAATGCCCCCGatctgtctgaaatcccagagagacactgtcagtcagtgtagacagtaccaaACTAGGTGCATCAATATATGGCAACTTCCTATTTTCCACCAAGGAGACACGTTCAGAATATGAGACATGCAGAATGGGAACCTTGTCTGTTTATGAACTTAGAGGTGTTTTTATCTCTTCCTCGCAGGTTCCGCTCCATTGTTTACCCTTTCAAGCAGAAGCTCACCATCTGGACAGCGGTTGTCATCATAGTTGTCATCTGGGTCCTGGCCATTGCCATCATGTGCCCGTCTGCCGTGATGTTGAAGGTGGAAGAATCCCGGCATTTCCAAGTGATGCTCGGTTACGGCAACAGAACCAGCCCCATATACTGGTGCCGGGAGGACTGGCCGAACCAGGACATGAGGAAGATCTATACAACCGTGCTCTTTGCCAACATCTACCTGGCCCCTCTGTCCCTCATTGTCATCATGTATGCCCGGATTGGGATCACACTCTTCAGCACTTCGTTGCCTGCCTCTGGGAAGCAGGGGCAGGAGCGCCACTCTGTCTGCAGGAAGAAGCTGAAGGTCATCAAGATGCTCATCGTCGTGGCGTTGCTTTTCATCCTCTCCTGGCTGCCCTTGTGGACCTTGGCGATGCTCTCCGACTACGCTGACTTGAACGAGGAACAGCTGCAGGTCATCAACATCTACGTCTACCCATTCGCTCACTGGCTGGCCTTCTTCAACAGTAGCGTCAACCCCATCATCTATGGCTTTTTCAACGAGAACTTCCGGCGAGGCTTCCAGGCAGTTTTCCGCCTTCAGCTCTGCTCTGGGGATGGGATGCCCAGGGAGACCTACTCCCAGCGGGGACAGAGCAATGCCATTTTGCCAGCGGCTGTTCCGCAGGAGCCGGAGCACAGCCTTGCATCGGCGATGATGGGGAAGTCAACTCAGAAAGGGAACTGGATGGACAAGACGCAAGTTTTGATGATGGAGAACCTCGAACAGGTTTCCAACAACAATGGTGTTAAGCAGGACCTGCTATAAACTACCTCAGCCGTTTGGTTTTGCCAAAAGAGCCATGATATTCAAGCCCTATCTGGCAAAAACAATTGCAGCTGTTTTAGGACTTTCTTGCTTGTACAGTGTATATACGTTTTTGTAATTACATCTGATGGTTAGGGGGTCAGGGGAGAAGTGGTTTCCTATGCCAGTACAAACCAGGAATGTTTATATCATAAGCTAGAAGTGATATTTGGACCATCTCACTGGAGTAGTCTCAAAGTCTTGATTCCAAGGAAGCTCTGGGTCCTAGCAGGATGCAGCCTTTTGCAAAACCTATCGGTGTAAGTTTGACCAGCTTTTATCTAAGACATACTGTCATTTAAAAGGCCCAACACCCTTCAGACTGGTAAATATTTCCAGTAGAAAAGAAAATCCTGGGTCACTCAAAACAAGAGAAAACTCCTGGATATGCCCTAACGCTCCATGGCCTTAACATAAACATTTACCtcttttattaattattttagaATATAGTTTAAGGTCACTTACATGGAAGGTATCACCACCCTGAGAATTCACTTGCTGAAGTGTCCCTTAGCTCAGGGAT from Lacerta agilis isolate rLacAgi1 chromosome 9, rLacAgi1.pri, whole genome shotgun sequence includes these protein-coding regions:
- the NPFFR2 gene encoding neuropeptide FF receptor 2, yielding MDKNLDSSPSVSGPPVRNCSGHISSCNMETNISYVGFYLHQPLVAAVFIISYLLIFLLCMIGNGVVCFIVLRSKHMRTVTNLFILNLAVSDLLVGIFCMPTTLVDNIISGWPFGNIACKMNGMVQGISVSASVFTLVAIAVDRFRSIVYPFKQKLTIWTAVVIIVVIWVLAIAIMCPSAVMLKVEESRHFQVMLGYGNRTSPIYWCREDWPNQDMRKIYTTVLFANIYLAPLSLIVIMYARIGITLFSTSLPASGKQGQERHSVCRKKLKVIKMLIVVALLFILSWLPLWTLAMLSDYADLNEEQLQVINIYVYPFAHWLAFFNSSVNPIIYGFFNENFRRGFQAVFRLQLCSGDGMPRETYSQRGQSNAILPAAVPQEPEHSLASAMMGKSTQKGNWMDKTQVLMMENLEQVSNNNGVKQDLL